From Nicotiana tabacum cultivar K326 chromosome 22, ASM71507v2, whole genome shotgun sequence, one genomic window encodes:
- the LOC107766452 gene encoding uncharacterized protein LOC107766452 yields the protein MLDSWKRNKFYSKCKSTIRQMKTRIEMVRKKRNAMQKYLKNDIADLLKSGLDVNAYDRTEGLLVELNLLSCYDFLEQYCDHVFSHLETMIQQRECPENCREAVASLMFAAARLADLPELRQLRTIFSERYGNSLEFYVSKQFAEKLKPVPHKKDMKVQLMQDIATESGIEWNSKALQQELYEQEHMSESGQNKESEAATFNHENARHHHTKSRVNTTESSSDSSLSCAHVAKVEYNGHVEAVEEAKTKPKSVRRKHVEPQSGDKNSGHENHSITNAKDEVPRQRTRDGPSGRTASLPVELEQISPAELMKGHTRANSFQPDMFGPNGLHPKVPNYDEVVARLADLSGKSKE from the exons atgtTGGACTCGTGGAAGAGAAATAAGTTTTACTCCAAATG CAAGTCTACAATCAGGCAGATGAAAACTCGAATCGAAATGGTAAGGAAGAAGAGAAATGCAATGCAGAAATACTTGAAGAATGATATAGCCGACCTTCTTAAATCTGGATTGGATGTCAATGCCTACGACAGG ACTGAAGGCCTTCTAGTTGAGCTGAATCTCTTGAGCTGTTATGATTTCTTGGAGCAATATTGTGACCATGTCTTTAGTCACCTTGAAACCATGATTCAACAGAG GGAATGCCCTGAGAATTGCAGGGAAGCTGTGGCATCTTTGATGTTTGCAGCAGCAAGACTAGCGGACCTGCCTGAATTACGTCAACTCAGAACGATATTTTCTGAGAGATATGGAAATTCCCTTGAATTTTATGTCAGTAAACAG TTTGCTGAAAAATTAAAGCCAGTACCACATAAAAAGGATATGAAGGTACAGTTAATGCAAGATATAGCAACAGAATCTGGTATAGAATGGAATTCAAAAGCTTTACAACAGGAGCTATATGAACAAGAGCACATGTCTGAATCAGGTCAAAATAAAGAATCTGAAGCTGCTACATTCAATCATGAGAATGCAAGGCATCATCATACCAAATCAAGAGTGAACACAACAGAAAGCAGCTCCGATTCTTCTCTTAGTTGTGCTCATGTGGCCAAAGTAGAATACAATGGACACGTCGAAGCAGTTGAAGAGGCTAAGACAAAACCAAAATCGGTTAGAAGGAAACATGTGGAGCCACAGTCTGGTGATAAAAATTCAGGACATGAAAACCATAGCATAACAAATGCAAAAGATGAAGTCCCGAGGCAGAGAACTCGAGATGGTCCTTCAGGCAGAACAGCATCCCTTCCAGTTGAATTGGAACAAATAAGTCCAGCTGAGCTAATGAAAGGGCACACTCGAGCAAATTCTTTTCAACCTGATATGTTTGGTCCAAATGGGCTTCATCCTAAGGTACCAAACTACGATGAGGTAGTTGCTCGCCTGGCGGATCTCAGTGGGAAATCAAAAGAATGA